A window from Alkalicoccobacillus plakortidis encodes these proteins:
- the yfmH gene encoding EF-P 5-aminopentanol modification-associated protein YfmH — MNQVPFKQLNETFYHETLENGLNVYILPKEGFNKTFATFTTKYGSIDHRFVPIDGDEELLVPDGIAHFLEHKMFEDEKGDVFHDFSKQGASANAFTSFTSTAYLFSSTSNVAKNLETLVDFVQHPYFTPESVEKEKGIINQEITMYDDNPDWRLYFGVIENLYVHHPVKIDIAGTIESISHITDDWLYKCYHTFYHPSNMLLFVVGAVEPEEVMKQIKANQAGKTFAPPQDIKRFFEEEPDHVAKEKTIIRMPVQAPKCLVGIKETGTDRQGHDLLKRELGVKILLDLMFGQSSKNYQTLYDSGLIDDTFSYEYTGEHGFGFTIVGGDSPDPDQLAEQIKSMIQEFVQSEINQQSMERAVKKKIGSFLRSLNSPEFIATQFTRYQFNQMNLFDVVPVLESFTKTELEDILRDHFQLSRSTVCQVRAEA, encoded by the coding sequence ATGAATCAAGTGCCGTTTAAGCAATTAAATGAAACCTTTTATCATGAAACACTGGAAAATGGACTCAACGTTTACATTCTCCCAAAAGAGGGATTTAATAAGACGTTTGCGACTTTTACAACAAAATATGGTTCCATTGATCATCGCTTTGTACCGATTGATGGAGACGAAGAACTTTTAGTTCCAGATGGCATCGCTCATTTCTTAGAGCATAAAATGTTCGAAGATGAAAAGGGCGACGTATTCCATGATTTTAGTAAGCAAGGTGCATCAGCTAATGCATTCACTAGTTTTACAAGCACAGCCTATTTATTTTCTAGTACGTCTAACGTTGCTAAGAACTTAGAGACATTAGTTGATTTTGTTCAGCATCCTTATTTTACTCCTGAAAGTGTCGAGAAGGAAAAAGGAATCATTAATCAGGAAATCACGATGTATGATGATAATCCTGATTGGAGACTTTATTTTGGTGTGATAGAGAATCTTTATGTGCATCATCCTGTAAAAATTGATATCGCAGGTACGATCGAATCAATTTCACATATTACAGATGATTGGTTATACAAGTGTTATCACACCTTCTATCATCCAAGCAATATGCTCTTATTTGTTGTTGGAGCGGTGGAACCAGAAGAAGTTATGAAGCAAATTAAAGCGAACCAGGCTGGCAAAACGTTTGCCCCACCACAGGACATTAAGCGCTTTTTTGAAGAAGAACCAGATCATGTTGCAAAAGAAAAAACAATCATTCGTATGCCTGTTCAAGCACCAAAATGCTTAGTAGGTATTAAGGAAACAGGTACGGATCGTCAAGGACATGATTTATTAAAACGTGAGCTTGGGGTCAAAATTCTGCTTGATTTAATGTTTGGGCAAAGTTCTAAGAATTATCAAACGTTATATGATTCAGGTTTGATTGATGATACGTTTTCATATGAATACACTGGTGAACATGGATTTGGCTTCACGATTGTTGGTGGAGATTCGCCAGATCCGGATCAATTAGCTGAGCAAATTAAAAGCATGATCCAAGAATTTGTCCAAAGTGAGATTAATCAGCAAAGCATGGAACGGGCTGTGAAGAAAAAAATAGGGTCTTTCCTACGTTCGTTAAATTCACCTGAGTTTATTGCCACTCAGTTTACAAGGTATCAATTTAATCAAATGAACCTATTTGATGTGGTTCCTGTATTAGAATCATTCACAAAAACAGAGCTAGAAGACATATTGCGTGATCATTTTCAGCTATCTCGTTCAACGGTTTGTCAGGTACGCGCAGAAGCATGA
- a CDS encoding YlzJ-like family protein has product MILYTSMPLDQVYPATGDEFSQQMTIPFESGQLIVEPIESGRYRVVRLVSSDVSLYLNQQLSPGAIIDANPLI; this is encoded by the coding sequence ATGATTTTATATACAAGCATGCCTCTTGATCAAGTGTATCCAGCTACAGGTGATGAGTTTAGTCAACAAATGACAATTCCTTTTGAAAGTGGACAGCTGATTGTTGAGCCAATTGAATCAGGTAGATATAGGGTTGTTCGTCTTGTTTCTAGTGATGTAAGTCTGTATTTAAATCAACAGCTTAGCCCAGGGGCAATTATTGATGCAAATCCGCTAATTTAA
- the dapG gene encoding aspartate kinase, translating to MKLIVQKFGGTSVKDDQTRKLAANHVRKAVDEGLKVIVVVSAMGRAGDPYATDTLLGLASSELPKREQDLLASCGEVISSVIFSDLLASVGLKSRAMTGAQAGFRTNEDFSNAKILDMKSDHLRSLLTHHDVLVVAGFQGQSKTGETTTLGRGGSDTSATALAAAVNAEWVDIFTDVEGVMTADPRIVEKARPLKTMTYNEICNMAYQGAKVIHPRAVEIAMQAKIPIHIRSTYSSKKGTLITTMHPGGAGSDVQEQLITGIAHLANVTQIKVSAREGHYDVQEKVFKSMAMEKISVDFINISPSGVVYTVMDAAADRAIETLTRLGFKPEVQRNCAKVSAVGAGMTGVPGVTAKIVSALSQENIQILQSADSHTTIWVLVKNEDMSKAVNALHHMFQLEKAGLGQEALFGHRGE from the coding sequence ATGAAACTAATTGTTCAAAAATTCGGAGGAACATCCGTCAAAGATGATCAGACAAGAAAATTAGCAGCAAACCATGTACGCAAGGCGGTAGATGAAGGATTAAAAGTAATCGTTGTGGTCTCAGCTATGGGTCGTGCTGGCGATCCATACGCAACGGACACCTTACTCGGTTTGGCTAGCAGCGAACTACCAAAAAGAGAACAAGATTTATTAGCTTCATGTGGAGAAGTGATCTCATCCGTTATCTTTTCTGATTTACTTGCATCTGTGGGTCTCAAATCTAGAGCGATGACCGGAGCTCAAGCTGGTTTTCGTACGAACGAAGATTTCTCGAACGCCAAGATTTTAGATATGAAATCAGACCACTTGCGTTCATTGTTAACGCATCATGACGTTCTTGTTGTTGCAGGGTTTCAAGGGCAATCCAAAACTGGTGAAACCACAACACTTGGTCGAGGAGGCAGCGATACATCAGCTACTGCTCTTGCAGCTGCTGTCAATGCGGAATGGGTCGATATTTTCACAGATGTAGAGGGTGTGATGACAGCTGACCCTCGTATTGTTGAGAAAGCAAGACCGCTTAAAACAATGACGTACAATGAAATTTGTAATATGGCCTATCAAGGGGCAAAAGTGATTCACCCTCGTGCCGTTGAAATTGCGATGCAAGCTAAAATTCCGATTCATATTCGCTCGACATACTCGAGCAAAAAAGGAACATTAATTACAACCATGCATCCAGGAGGTGCAGGAAGTGATGTTCAGGAGCAATTGATTACAGGTATTGCTCATTTGGCAAATGTAACTCAAATTAAAGTATCAGCACGTGAAGGTCATTATGATGTACAAGAAAAAGTCTTTAAGTCAATGGCCATGGAAAAAATCAGCGTTGATTTTATTAATATTTCACCTAGTGGTGTGGTTTACACCGTTATGGATGCGGCGGCTGATCGTGCGATTGAGACCTTAACTAGACTTGGATTTAAACCAGAAGTACAGCGCAATTGTGCAAAAGTATCTGCGGTTGGAGCAGGTATGACTGGTGTCCCAGGTGTCACGGCTAAGATTGTTAGTGCCTTGTCACAAGAAAATATCCAAATTCTCCAGTCGGCTGATTCTCATACAACAATTTGGGTTTTAGTGAAAAATGAGGATATGAGTAAAGCAGTTAATGCTCTTCATCACATGTTTCAACTTGAAAAAGCAGGACTCGGCCAAGAAGCGTTATTCGGACATCGAGGAGAGTGA
- a CDS encoding SDR family NAD(P)-dependent oxidoreductase, protein MIEKKHTLITGASGGIGAAIAETFATPDVLLSIHYHRNREQAEQVQKKCQRNGAEVILIQADLSQPDGPERLLAQLTGPVDVFVHAAGHSIRGLLTELTDQDLTELMMVHLFTPMKLARQLLQQ, encoded by the coding sequence ATGATCGAGAAAAAGCATACTTTGATTACTGGTGCATCTGGTGGCATTGGTGCAGCGATTGCAGAAACGTTTGCGACACCAGATGTATTGTTAAGTATTCATTATCACCGGAACCGCGAACAAGCAGAACAGGTTCAAAAAAAGTGTCAACGTAACGGTGCAGAAGTGATATTGATCCAGGCTGACTTATCTCAACCTGATGGACCTGAACGTCTATTAGCGCAATTAACGGGTCCGGTTGATGTGTTTGTGCACGCTGCAGGTCACTCCATACGTGGACTATTAACCGAATTAACTGATCAAGATTTAACAGAGCTGATGATGGTGCATTTGTTTACTCCGATGAAGCTTGCTCGCCAGCTACTTCAGCAATGA
- a CDS encoding GntR family transcriptional regulator, whose amino-acid sequence MIKTDYRPLYLQVIDKLRQDIEKYEEGKQLPSEFELAKQLGVSRATLREALRLLEDEGLLVRRHGVGTFVNAKPMLTAGIEELSSVTDMIRKANMEPGTIFLSDSILEATEEDQELFKQRDLEKVFQIERLRTADDVPVVYCLDRVPYHLLSNRSVHETKSLFQFLSEIGKIITYAVTYIEPIGYHETVSELLESDAGSALLLLNQTHYDQHDQPILYSQNYFRADKFKFHVLRKRFMT is encoded by the coding sequence GTGATCAAAACTGATTACAGACCACTATATTTACAGGTTATTGATAAGTTGCGCCAAGACATAGAGAAATACGAAGAGGGAAAGCAACTTCCATCTGAATTTGAATTAGCCAAACAACTTGGAGTCAGCCGTGCTACTTTACGGGAGGCGCTTCGTCTGCTTGAGGATGAGGGTCTTCTAGTGAGGAGGCATGGTGTTGGCACATTTGTAAACGCAAAGCCCATGCTAACTGCTGGAATTGAAGAACTATCAAGTGTGACGGATATGATTCGTAAGGCAAATATGGAGCCTGGCACGATTTTTTTATCTGACTCTATTTTAGAAGCAACAGAAGAAGATCAGGAGCTCTTTAAACAACGTGATTTAGAAAAGGTTTTTCAAATTGAGCGGCTACGTACCGCGGATGATGTGCCTGTTGTCTATTGTCTTGATCGGGTGCCTTATCATTTACTCTCAAATCGTTCCGTTCATGAAACGAAATCCCTTTTTCAATTTTTAAGTGAAATTGGTAAAATCATTACGTATGCTGTTACGTATATTGAACCGATTGGATATCATGAAACGGTATCAGAGCTGCTTGAGTCGGATGCAGGTTCTGCACTACTTCTTTTAAATCAAACTCATTATGACCAGCATGACCAACCGATCTTATACTCGCAAAATTATTTCCGAGCTGATAAATTTAAATTTCATGTGCTTCGTAAACGATTTATGACGTAA
- a CDS encoding FtsK/SpoIIIE family DNA translocase — protein MARRKKRKKTNWKSQLTYEIVGLALLVVAVVTLARLGSVGEAFVRLFRFFLGEWFFLLAIGLLVVSLFIMFKRTKPAFWSRRMAGFYIIVLSLALLGHWSLFRSLGASGGFSDTSVIRNTWDLFWLEASGNSLSGELGGGMIGAVAFAVSHFLFASGGTIFLCIILMIIGTILITGRSVSELLGKGFRKTYLGIVDFMTSLFKESLQWSKQSKEKMKEERTLREEKKKEQQSQEENKKTRKTRSTTTEPEETYPTEIPEIVDFSQNAYQDQTPEQPAQQKQAEQTQVKTEPAKSNESVEEETMVSASLVTAGETNESYILPSFDLLKSASTPGQHQEKQQLTSNARKLEQTLDSFGVKARVTKVHLGPAVTKYEVNPNIGVKVSKIVNLADDLALALAAKDIRIEAPIPGKSAIGIEVPNKEVAIVSLREVLDSTPSKADEHVLSVGLGRDISGEPVLAPLNKMPHLLVAGATGSGKSVCINGIITSILMKAKPHEVKLMMIDPKMVELNVYNGIPHLLTPVVTEPKRASQALKKVVAEMERRYDLFSHSGTRNLEGYNELIRKQNESGEAKQPFLPYIVVIVDELADLMMVASGDVEDSIARLAQMARASGIHMIIATQRPSVDVITGVIKANIPSRIAFGVSSQTDSRTILDSGGAEKLLGRGDMLYLPVGANKPTRIQGAFLSDEEVEDIVDFVISQQKAQYQEEMTPTEEVETPKAEVQDELYSSAVDLVVEMNTASVSMLQRRFRIGYTRAARLIDEMELRGIVGKYEGSKPREVLISAKSEDEVSS, from the coding sequence ATGGCAAGACGCAAAAAACGGAAAAAGACAAATTGGAAATCGCAGCTGACTTACGAAATTGTAGGCTTGGCCCTACTTGTAGTAGCGGTTGTAACACTAGCGAGGTTAGGTAGTGTAGGAGAAGCCTTTGTTCGTTTGTTTCGTTTTTTTCTAGGGGAATGGTTTTTCCTTTTGGCCATTGGACTGCTTGTTGTATCTTTGTTTATCATGTTCAAGAGAACAAAACCTGCATTTTGGTCAAGGCGTATGGCAGGTTTTTATATCATTGTTCTCTCACTTGCCTTGCTTGGTCACTGGAGCTTGTTTCGGTCTCTAGGTGCAAGTGGAGGTTTTTCGGATACATCTGTCATCCGTAATACTTGGGATTTATTTTGGCTTGAAGCAAGTGGAAACAGTCTAAGTGGTGAACTAGGTGGAGGTATGATTGGTGCAGTTGCCTTTGCTGTAAGTCACTTTCTTTTTGCAAGTGGTGGGACCATCTTTTTATGTATTATTCTCATGATTATTGGAACGATTCTCATCACAGGTAGATCTGTTTCTGAACTGTTAGGTAAAGGATTTAGAAAGACGTATCTTGGCATTGTTGATTTTATGACGTCTTTATTTAAAGAGAGCTTACAGTGGAGTAAACAGTCCAAAGAAAAAATGAAAGAAGAACGAACGCTTCGAGAAGAGAAGAAGAAAGAGCAACAGAGTCAGGAAGAAAACAAAAAAACAAGAAAAACACGTTCAACAACTACCGAGCCAGAGGAAACGTATCCAACGGAAATTCCTGAGATCGTTGATTTCTCTCAAAATGCTTATCAGGATCAAACACCTGAGCAACCTGCACAACAAAAGCAAGCTGAACAAACTCAAGTAAAAACAGAACCAGCTAAGAGTAACGAATCAGTAGAGGAAGAAACGATGGTCTCGGCTTCTCTTGTGACAGCTGGAGAAACAAATGAATCATACATACTTCCTTCTTTTGACTTATTAAAATCAGCATCTACACCAGGTCAACATCAAGAGAAACAGCAGCTAACATCTAATGCCCGAAAGCTAGAGCAGACGTTAGATAGTTTCGGGGTTAAAGCACGTGTAACAAAAGTTCATTTAGGACCAGCTGTAACCAAATATGAAGTGAATCCGAATATTGGCGTAAAAGTGAGTAAAATCGTAAATCTTGCAGATGATCTGGCACTTGCACTTGCAGCAAAAGATATTCGAATTGAAGCACCAATACCAGGAAAATCAGCGATTGGAATTGAAGTTCCAAATAAAGAAGTGGCGATTGTTTCTTTACGTGAAGTACTTGATTCTACACCATCTAAAGCAGACGAGCATGTACTTTCCGTTGGACTTGGACGAGATATTTCTGGTGAACCTGTGCTTGCGCCGTTGAACAAAATGCCTCACTTACTCGTAGCCGGAGCAACTGGTAGCGGGAAAAGTGTATGTATTAACGGTATTATCACAAGTATTTTAATGAAAGCAAAACCACATGAAGTAAAATTGATGATGATTGATCCTAAAATGGTTGAGTTAAATGTTTATAATGGGATTCCACATCTTCTAACACCTGTTGTAACTGAACCTAAAAGAGCCTCACAAGCCTTAAAAAAAGTAGTCGCTGAAATGGAAAGACGTTATGATTTATTTTCGCATAGTGGAACGAGGAATTTGGAAGGCTACAACGAATTAATTAGAAAGCAAAATGAGTCAGGAGAGGCTAAGCAACCTTTCCTACCTTATATTGTAGTGATTGTTGATGAATTGGCTGATCTAATGATGGTTGCATCAGGGGATGTAGAAGATTCGATTGCCAGATTGGCACAAATGGCAAGAGCTTCTGGTATCCATATGATTATTGCGACACAGAGACCATCAGTAGATGTAATAACAGGGGTCATAAAAGCGAATATTCCTTCTCGAATTGCTTTTGGTGTTTCTTCACAAACGGATTCGAGAACGATTCTGGATTCAGGTGGAGCCGAGAAGTTATTAGGTCGTGGGGATATGTTGTACTTGCCTGTTGGTGCAAATAAACCGACAAGAATTCAAGGTGCATTCTTATCAGATGAAGAGGTAGAGGATATTGTTGACTTTGTCATTTCTCAGCAAAAAGCACAATATCAAGAAGAGATGACACCAACTGAGGAAGTAGAAACGCCAAAAGCAGAGGTTCAAGATGAGCTTTATTCGTCAGCAGTTGACCTTGTTGTGGAGATGAATACCGCTTCTGTATCGATGCTACAACGCCGATTTAGAATTGGTTATACACGAGCTGCCCGGTTAATTGATGAGATGGAGCTCCGCGGAATCGTAGGTAAGTATGAAGGTAGCAAACCACGTGAGGTGCTTATTTCAGCCAAATCAGAGGATGAAGTGTCGTCTTAG
- a CDS encoding SDR family oxidoreductase — protein sequence MTGASYEVAYSAAKGGLNSFVKGLAKEVAPSGIQVNAIAPGAIETRMMHDYSQEDRQLIEDDIPAGTLGTPQDIANAVLFLVGPDSHYLNGQIIEVNGAWH from the coding sequence GTGACCGGTGCATCATATGAAGTGGCGTACTCTGCAGCAAAAGGTGGGCTTAACAGTTTTGTTAAAGGACTTGCAAAGGAAGTTGCACCTAGTGGAATTCAAGTGAATGCGATAGCTCCTGGTGCGATTGAAACAAGAATGATGCACGATTACAGCCAAGAGGATCGACAATTGATTGAAGATGACATTCCAGCGGGAACATTAGGTACACCTCAGGATATCGCTAACGCAGTGCTCTTTTTAGTTGGTCCTGATTCTCATTATCTAAATGGACAAATCATCGAAGTAAATGGTGCCTGGCATTAA
- a CDS encoding DUF3243 domain-containing protein: MSVVDNWDHWKEFLNVRLDQAQDQGLSEGVISDVAHQVGEYLAGQVEPKNEQERVLAELWKVADEEEQHAIANMMVKLVDHK; encoded by the coding sequence ATGTCAGTAGTTGATAACTGGGACCATTGGAAAGAGTTTTTAAATGTTCGTTTGGATCAAGCGCAGGATCAAGGCTTATCTGAAGGAGTTATTTCAGATGTAGCTCATCAAGTTGGCGAATACCTTGCAGGTCAAGTAGAGCCAAAAAATGAACAAGAACGTGTGCTTGCTGAGCTTTGGAAAGTAGCAGATGAAGAAGAACAGCATGCCATTGCCAACATGATGGTGAAACTTGTTGATCACAAATAG
- the dapA gene encoding 4-hydroxy-tetrahydrodipicolinate synthase: MDFGQVLTAMVTPFDSNGELDLKAASELIDHLIATGTDALVVAGTTGESPTLSTKEKLELFQFAIDYTNKRVPVILGTGSNDTASSVALSKQAEVLGADGIMAVVPYYNRPNQSGMFAHFQQIATNVSLPVMLYNVPHRTGAHMLSETVIALSKLDNIIALKEASGDLEHMATIIDHTDEQFIVYSGDDSLTLPALSIGAHGVVSVASHVIGNQMKEMVNAFKSGETKRAATLHLSLLPKMKALFLSPNPVCVKHRLKKIGIDTGGTRLPLLSLTSEEQELVDSFFS, from the coding sequence ATGGATTTCGGGCAGGTATTAACCGCGATGGTGACTCCTTTTGATTCGAATGGAGAACTTGATCTTAAAGCGGCCTCCGAATTAATTGACCATTTGATTGCAACGGGTACAGATGCTTTAGTAGTAGCAGGAACAACGGGGGAGTCCCCAACGCTTTCAACAAAAGAAAAGCTAGAGTTGTTTCAATTTGCGATTGATTATACAAATAAACGAGTTCCCGTCATACTTGGGACGGGTTCTAATGATACAGCATCGTCTGTAGCTTTGTCTAAACAGGCAGAAGTTCTTGGGGCAGATGGCATTATGGCGGTTGTTCCTTATTATAATCGACCGAACCAATCCGGTATGTTTGCCCATTTTCAGCAAATCGCCACAAACGTTTCTTTGCCTGTCATGTTATATAATGTGCCTCACCGTACAGGAGCACATATGTTATCTGAGACAGTGATTGCCTTATCTAAGCTTGATAATATTATCGCGTTAAAAGAGGCAAGTGGTGATCTAGAGCATATGGCAACGATTATTGATCATACTGATGAACAATTTATTGTTTATAGTGGAGACGATTCGTTAACACTACCTGCGCTCTCAATTGGAGCACACGGGGTCGTGTCTGTTGCCTCTCATGTGATAGGAAATCAGATGAAAGAAATGGTTAATGCTTTTAAATCAGGTGAAACAAAACGTGCTGCAACATTGCATCTTAGTCTTTTGCCAAAGATGAAGGCACTGTTTTTATCACCGAATCCAGTCTGTGTAAAACATCGTTTAAAAAAAATAGGAATCGATACTGGTGGAACCAGATTACCTTTACTCTCGTTAACATCTGAAGAGCAAGAATTAGTAGATTCCTTTTTTTCATAG
- a CDS encoding ClpP family protease, translating to MNEKPEQQPNDPGEKKSSLVEKIQELGQTNVPEMEASNIHCLVVIGQIEGHMQLPPQNKTTKYEHIIPQLVAAEQNSKIEGLLIILNTVGGDVEAGLAISEMIASMSKPSVTLVLGGGHSIGVPIATASDYSYIAETATMTIHPIRLTGMVIGVPQTFEYLDKMQERVIRFVTAHSDISEEKFKELMFSKGNLTRDIGTNVIGVDAVDCGLINEVGGIGKAMKKLNQLIEGYKQGEIMQ from the coding sequence ATGAACGAAAAACCTGAACAGCAGCCGAATGATCCAGGGGAGAAAAAGTCTTCGTTGGTTGAAAAAATTCAAGAGCTTGGTCAAACAAATGTGCCTGAAATGGAAGCATCAAATATACATTGTCTAGTTGTAATTGGTCAGATTGAAGGGCATATGCAGTTACCTCCACAAAATAAAACAACTAAATATGAGCATATTATTCCTCAGCTTGTGGCAGCTGAGCAGAATTCAAAAATTGAGGGATTACTCATAATATTGAATACGGTTGGTGGGGATGTGGAGGCAGGGCTCGCGATTTCAGAAATGATTGCTTCCATGTCTAAGCCATCAGTGACGTTAGTGCTAGGTGGAGGCCATTCAATAGGAGTTCCAATTGCAACGGCATCCGATTACTCGTACATTGCTGAGACGGCAACGATGACGATTCACCCGATACGCCTAACGGGAATGGTCATTGGTGTACCACAAACGTTTGAATATTTGGATAAGATGCAAGAGCGGGTTATTCGCTTTGTGACAGCCCATTCAGATATTTCTGAGGAGAAATTCAAAGAGTTGATGTTCTCTAAGGGGAATTTAACAAGAGATATTGGGACCAATGTGATTGGTGTGGATGCAGTTGACTGTGGATTGATCAATGAAGTTGGTGGTATTGGGAAAGCGATGAAAAAGTTGAATCAGTTGATCGAGGGATATAAGCAAGGAGAGATTATGCAATGA
- a CDS encoding ribonuclease J produces MSKQITEKIRVFALGGVGEIGKNMYGVEVDEDIIIIDAGLMFPDDDMLGVDIVIPDVSYLTEQADRVKGIVLTHGHEDHIGGLSYVLKKVNVPVYGTKLTLGLVEEKLKEAGILRSVKLKTIDAKSRIKIGSTPVSFFRTSHSIPDCVGVCVETSQGAIVHTGDFKFDQTPVDGKQADIGKMANIGHKGVLCLLSDSTNAERPGTTKSESEVGIGITDVFRKTTGRLIVTSFASNVHRIQQIIEATAKANRKLAIVGKSMIRVISIATRLGYLSPPKDLIIELDEVNKYKPEQLVILTTGSQGEPMSALTRMAKGAHRQITINAYDTVIIAASAIPGNEKSVSAVIDKLHRIGAEVVYGSSKVHASGHGSQEELKLMLNLMKPKYFLPVHGEVRMQHAHRNLGLGVGIPDENIFIVEKGEVVEFTNKQARRASKIPSGNVLIDGLGVGDVGNIVLRDRRLLSKDGILVVVVTLNKKTGTIESGPNIISRGFVYVRESEQLLEDANELVSNILKKCMSEKVSEWSSLKSNVREGLSRHLYEKTKRRPMILPIIMEV; encoded by the coding sequence TTGTCGAAGCAGATTACTGAAAAAATTCGTGTATTCGCCCTAGGTGGCGTTGGCGAAATCGGAAAGAATATGTACGGAGTAGAAGTTGATGAAGATATTATTATTATTGATGCAGGGTTGATGTTCCCAGATGACGATATGTTAGGAGTAGACATTGTTATTCCGGATGTATCTTATCTAACAGAGCAAGCAGATCGTGTGAAGGGCATCGTGCTCACACATGGACACGAAGACCATATTGGAGGATTATCTTACGTTCTTAAAAAAGTAAACGTACCAGTGTATGGCACAAAATTAACATTGGGATTAGTTGAAGAGAAGCTGAAAGAAGCGGGTATTTTACGTTCTGTTAAGCTTAAAACCATTGATGCTAAATCACGCATTAAGATTGGTTCAACTCCGGTTTCCTTTTTCCGGACAAGCCATAGTATCCCGGATTGTGTTGGTGTATGTGTTGAGACATCTCAGGGTGCGATTGTACATACAGGTGACTTTAAATTTGACCAGACTCCAGTTGATGGAAAACAAGCCGACATCGGAAAAATGGCAAACATCGGTCATAAGGGTGTTCTTTGCCTTTTATCTGATAGTACAAATGCTGAACGTCCTGGAACAACTAAATCTGAATCAGAAGTTGGAATTGGTATTACAGATGTGTTCCGTAAAACAACCGGGCGACTAATTGTCACATCGTTCGCATCAAATGTGCACAGAATCCAACAGATTATTGAAGCAACAGCTAAAGCAAATCGTAAGCTAGCAATCGTTGGAAAAAGTATGATTCGTGTTATTTCCATTGCAACTCGATTAGGCTATCTATCTCCACCAAAGGATCTAATCATTGAATTAGATGAGGTGAACAAATATAAGCCTGAGCAACTAGTGATTTTAACAACTGGTAGCCAAGGAGAGCCGATGTCTGCCTTAACCCGTATGGCAAAAGGGGCTCACCGTCAAATCACAATCAATGCTTATGATACCGTGATTATTGCCGCTTCAGCGATTCCTGGTAATGAAAAATCTGTTTCTGCGGTTATTGATAAATTGCATCGAATTGGAGCAGAAGTTGTCTATGGCTCCTCAAAAGTTCATGCATCTGGACACGGTAGCCAAGAAGAACTAAAGCTGATGCTAAATCTAATGAAACCAAAATACTTCCTACCAGTTCATGGTGAGGTTCGTATGCAACATGCGCACCGTAATTTGGGATTAGGTGTAGGGATTCCAGATGAAAACATCTTCATTGTAGAAAAAGGTGAAGTTGTTGAATTTACAAATAAACAAGCACGACGAGCAAGCAAAATTCCATCCGGTAATGTTCTAATTGACGGATTAGGTGTTGGTGACGTAGGTAACATTGTTTTACGTGATCGCAGACTCCTATCTAAAGATGGTATCTTAGTTGTAGTTGTTACACTGAACAAAAAAACAGGTACAATTGAATCTGGACCTAACATCATTTCACGTGGTTTTGTCTACGTACGAGAATCAGAGCAACTACTTGAGGATGCAAACGAACTCGTAAGTAATATTTTAAAGAAATGCATGTCAGAGAAAGTAAGCGAATGGTCATCTCTAAAAAGCAACGTAAGAGAAGGACTAAGCAGACACCTCTATGAAAAAACTAAAAGACGTCCAATGATCCTACCGATTATTATGGAAGTGTAA